In one Epinephelus moara isolate mb chromosome 6, YSFRI_EMoa_1.0, whole genome shotgun sequence genomic region, the following are encoded:
- the pkdc gene encoding uncharacterized protein pkdc translates to MKQEHQDLILQVCGASSLRVGANIQTLWSGYGEIVRLHLEGCERPSVVVKHVKFPEEAEHPGGWNTDRSHARKVRSYQLETHWYQNYSTNQSCRIPACLAACSHGDEMLIVLEDLDVAGYDQRRTSVKDREIKTCLSWLAHFHALFLGVAPDGLWPIGTYWHLETRPDELEAMDNAQLKAAAGDIDRILNECRFKTIVHGDAKLANFCFSQSGRDVAAVDFQYVGGGCGMKDVVYFLGSCMDERQCEKKVPGLLNYYFTELKQSVNKDVDFVALEKEWREMFAFAWTDFHRFLLGWMPGHWKINRYSKQLTKEVLHKLKLHPEPTTF, encoded by the exons ATGAAACAGGAGCACCAGGATCTCATCCTGCAGGTGTGTGGAGCGTCATCCCTGCGTGTCGGTGCCAACATCCAGACACTGTGGAGCGGTTATGGGGAGATCGTCCGGCTGCACCTAGAGGGCTGCGAGCGGCCCTCTGTGGTCgtcaaacatgtcaagtttccAGAGGAGGCCGAGCACCCTGGAGGCTGGAACACAGACCGCTCCCATGCACGTAAAGTGAGATCCTACCAGTTGGAGACACACTGGTACCAGAACTACTCCACCAATCAGAGCTGTCGGATCCCTGCCTGTCTGGCTGCCTGTTCCCATGGAGACGAGATGCTGATCGTGCTGGAGGATCTGGATGTGGCTGGTTATGATCAGAGAAG gaCCAGTGTGAAGGACAGAGAAATAAAGACTTGCCTCAGCTGGCTTGCCCACTTCCATGCTCTCTTCCTGGGTGTGGCACCAGACGGCCTGTGGCCTATCGGCACCTACTGGCACCTGGAGACCCGACCAGACGAGCTGGAGGCCATGGACAATGCCCAGCTCAAAGCAGCAGCCGGCGACATTGACAGGATACTCAACGAATGTCGCTTCAAGACCATCGTTCACGGAGATGCCAAGTTAGCCAACTTCTGTTTCTCCCAGAGTGGACGGGATGTGGCAGCTGTTGACTTCCAGTATGTTGGTGGGGGCTGCGGGATGAAAGatgttgtgtattttttagGAAGCTGCATGGACGAGAGGCAGTGTGAAAAGAAGGTTCCAGGACTGCTGAACTACTATTTCACAGAATTAAAGCAATCTGTGAATAAAGATGTGGACTTTGTTGCCCTGGAGAAAGAGTGGAGGGAGATGTTTGCATTTGCATGGACAGATTTTCATCGATTTCTGCTGGGATGGATGCCCGGACACTGGAAGATCAACCGGTACAGTAAACAATTGACCAAGGAGGTTCTTCACAAACTGAAACTGCACCCAGAACCAACAACGTTTTAA